The following are from one region of the Molothrus aeneus isolate 106 chromosome 7, BPBGC_Maene_1.0, whole genome shotgun sequence genome:
- the MARCHF7 gene encoding E3 ubiquitin-protein ligase MARCHF7 isoform X1 gives MISMSLYRIQRMESKPSRIPRRISVQASSSPVGSRTGNSLSGAYSTRESSWRLESGYQESSVLNSSSRDWRIGERDTRETPWKLTASSPTRYSGTLDHPHSGRFLGSRSRLSTSSSHFTSGCYGESERTQGAYPRLHSQQQDSDSKRPKLSCTSTSSVRSNGLAAFSDSSWRCSRIPRSSSVMLGSLGTDLVRERTQLERRTDLSVNNLLDPSYGNSDFPPSTYLQDRPASSYAEGARPKDNSLSTLRLNAPMNRQLPSDHQPSFFNRDSNVSSSRSSHSSRQRRNELESPHRSVQPAFSLTAIRDETPSSSGSERILSSQRSLNESAADSEGRRTTRQLLSRLASSMSSTFFSRRSSQDPLHTRSLGPEESTAVPRVQATALSSSNGAATPEVPGLQSSEASQGFSFLGRRWGLSGVSQNRSSDSDGESYRPDTESRSTGSWLSSSLRNRCTPLFSRRRREGRDESARISTPDTTARSQHVFRRRGSGEETSLEASDSPPRASVSRPTPAVSVISTATASPPDSASSGRGSGILPASLFRFAVPPTLGSSLSDNLMITVDIIPSGWNQSDGQESGKSKIPPSRDPERLQKIKESLLLEDSEDEEGDICRICQMSSASSDNLLIEPCKCTGSLQYVHQECMKKWLQSKINSGSSLEAVTTCELCKEKLHLNLEDFDIHELYRAHANEQADYEFISSGLYLVVLLHLCEQRFSDMLGTANEASTRVRLLKMTLKTDAGRTFILQETNRIAAEMLNWQEQHQHAFVLYLSLVKCALNITVVFEALLNSKSTAAQWSSVDLRTTQHVCGLDT, from the exons atgatCAGTATGTCCTTGTACAGGATACAAAGGATGGAGTCAAAACCCTCAAGAATTCCTCGCAGGATATCTGTTCAGgcttccagctctcctgtagGATCTAGAACTGGAAACAGTTTATCTGGTGCATATAGTACAAGAGAATCTTCATGGAGATTAGAATCTGGATACCAg GAATCCAGTGTATTGAATAGTTCCAGTAGAGACTGGAGAATTGGAGAAAGGGACACCCGTGAAACTCCTTGGAAGCTTACAGCGTCGTCTCCAACGCGCTACTCAGGGACACTTGATCACCCTCATTCTGGAAGATTTTTGGGAAGCAGAAGCAGATTG TCTACATCTTCTTCTCATTTCACGTCTGGGTGTTATGGTGAATCTGAGAGAACTCAGGGAGCATATCCAAGATTGCATAGCCAGCAGCAAGATAGTGATTCAAAGAGACCTAAACTATCTTGTACATCTACCTCTTCTGTGAGAAGTAATGGCTTGGCTGCCTTTTCAG ATTCCTCCTGGAGATGCAGTAGGATTCCTAGATCTTCATCAGTAATGCTTGGCTCCCTTGGAACTGATCTGGTGAGAGAGCGAACACAGTTAGAAAGAAGAACAGATCTGTCTGTTAATAACCTGCTGGATCCCAGCTACGGAAACAGTGACTTTCCACCTTCAACGT ATCTTCAAGACAGGCCTGCCTCTTCATATGCAGAGGGAGCAAGACCAAAAGACAACTCATTAAGCACTTTGAGGCTGAATGCACCCATGAACCGCCAGTTGCCTTCTGATCATCAGCCATCTTTTTTCAACAGAGACTCTAACGTGAGCTCTTCACGATCCAGCCATTCTTCAAGACAAAGGAGAAATGAATTGGAATCTCCCCACAGGAGTGTGCAGCCAGCATTTTCTCTTACTGCCATTAGAGATGAAACCCCTTCCTCAAGTGGTTCCGAAAGGATTTTATCTTCTCAGAGGTCACTGAATGAGTCTGCAGCTGACAGCGAAGGGAGGCGCACAACCAGACAGCTGCTGTCTCGTTTAGCATCTAGTATGTCATCCACATTTTTCTCTCGAAGGTCTAGCCAAGACCCATTGCATACAAGATCGTTAGGCCCTGAAGAGTCAACAGCGGTCCCAAGAGTTCAAGCTACTGCTCTGTCAAGTAGTAATGGAGCTGCAACTCCGGAGGTTCCAGGACTTCAGTCATCCGAAGCTTCTCAGGGGTTCAGTTTTCTTGGACGAAGATGGGGTTTATCAGGAGTTTCACAGAATCGCAGCTCTGATTCTGATGGGGAAAGTTACAGACCAGACACTGAAAGTAGGAGCACAGGATCCTGGTTGTCGTCCTCTTTGAGGAACAGATGTACACCTCTCTTTTCcagaagaagaagagaaggaagagatgaATCTGCAAGGATCTCTACCCCTGATACAACTGCTAGATCACAACATGTCTTTAGAAGGAGAGGGTCAGGTGAGGAGACCTCTCTTGAAGCATCAGATAGCCCTCCTCGGGCTTCTGTTAGCAGACCAACGCCTGCAGTATCTGTTATTTCTACAGCTACTGCCTCCCCACCGGATTCAGCCTCCAGTGGAAGAGGTTCAGGAATTCTGCCTGCTTCTCTCTTTCGCTTTGCAGTGCCTCCAACGTTAGGAAGCAGTCTGTCTGACAATCTTATGATAACCGTAGATATTATTCCCTCTGGCTGGAATCAGTCTGATGGACAAGAAAGTGGCAAGTCTAAAATACCACCTTCAAGAGATCCGGAAAGACtccagaaaataaaggaaag CCTACTTTTAGAAGATTCTGAAGATGAAGAGGGTGACATATGCAGAATCTGTCAGATGTCCTCTGCAAGTTCTGACAACCTTTTAATAGAGCCATGCAAATGCACTGGAAGTCTGCAGTATGTTCACCAGGAGTGCATGAAAAAATGGCTGCAGTCGAAGATAAATTCAG GTTCTTCTTTGGAAGCAGTGACAACTTGTGAATTGTGCAAAGAGAAGTTGCATCTCAATCTGGAAGACTTTGACATTCATGAACTTTATAGGGCACATGCAAATGAACAA GCAGACTATGAATTTATCAGCTCTGGTCTCTACCTTGTAGTGTTGTTACACTTATGCGAGCAGCGCTTTTCTGATATGTTAGGAACTGCAAATGAGGCCAGCACACGTGTCAGA CTTCTGAAGATGACTCTGAAGACTGATGCTGGTAGAACTTTCATACTGcaagaaacaaacagaattgctgcagaaatgctgaaCTGGCAAGAACAACATCAACATGCATTTGTTTTATACCTCTCCTTAGTAAAATGCGCATTGAATATTACTGTAGTTTTTGAAGCATTGTTGAATTCAAAATCAACCGCTGCACAGTGGAGCTCAGTAGACTTGAGAACTACTCAGCATGTGTGCGGATTAGATACATAG
- the MARCHF7 gene encoding E3 ubiquitin-protein ligase MARCHF7 isoform X2 codes for MESKPSRIPRRISVQASSSPVGSRTGNSLSGAYSTRESSWRLESGYQESSVLNSSSRDWRIGERDTRETPWKLTASSPTRYSGTLDHPHSGRFLGSRSRLSTSSSHFTSGCYGESERTQGAYPRLHSQQQDSDSKRPKLSCTSTSSVRSNGLAAFSDSSWRCSRIPRSSSVMLGSLGTDLVRERTQLERRTDLSVNNLLDPSYGNSDFPPSTYLQDRPASSYAEGARPKDNSLSTLRLNAPMNRQLPSDHQPSFFNRDSNVSSSRSSHSSRQRRNELESPHRSVQPAFSLTAIRDETPSSSGSERILSSQRSLNESAADSEGRRTTRQLLSRLASSMSSTFFSRRSSQDPLHTRSLGPEESTAVPRVQATALSSSNGAATPEVPGLQSSEASQGFSFLGRRWGLSGVSQNRSSDSDGESYRPDTESRSTGSWLSSSLRNRCTPLFSRRRREGRDESARISTPDTTARSQHVFRRRGSGEETSLEASDSPPRASVSRPTPAVSVISTATASPPDSASSGRGSGILPASLFRFAVPPTLGSSLSDNLMITVDIIPSGWNQSDGQESGKSKIPPSRDPERLQKIKESLLLEDSEDEEGDICRICQMSSASSDNLLIEPCKCTGSLQYVHQECMKKWLQSKINSGSSLEAVTTCELCKEKLHLNLEDFDIHELYRAHANEQADYEFISSGLYLVVLLHLCEQRFSDMLGTANEASTRVRLLKMTLKTDAGRTFILQETNRIAAEMLNWQEQHQHAFVLYLSLVKCALNITVVFEALLNSKSTAAQWSSVDLRTTQHVCGLDT; via the exons ATGGAGTCAAAACCCTCAAGAATTCCTCGCAGGATATCTGTTCAGgcttccagctctcctgtagGATCTAGAACTGGAAACAGTTTATCTGGTGCATATAGTACAAGAGAATCTTCATGGAGATTAGAATCTGGATACCAg GAATCCAGTGTATTGAATAGTTCCAGTAGAGACTGGAGAATTGGAGAAAGGGACACCCGTGAAACTCCTTGGAAGCTTACAGCGTCGTCTCCAACGCGCTACTCAGGGACACTTGATCACCCTCATTCTGGAAGATTTTTGGGAAGCAGAAGCAGATTG TCTACATCTTCTTCTCATTTCACGTCTGGGTGTTATGGTGAATCTGAGAGAACTCAGGGAGCATATCCAAGATTGCATAGCCAGCAGCAAGATAGTGATTCAAAGAGACCTAAACTATCTTGTACATCTACCTCTTCTGTGAGAAGTAATGGCTTGGCTGCCTTTTCAG ATTCCTCCTGGAGATGCAGTAGGATTCCTAGATCTTCATCAGTAATGCTTGGCTCCCTTGGAACTGATCTGGTGAGAGAGCGAACACAGTTAGAAAGAAGAACAGATCTGTCTGTTAATAACCTGCTGGATCCCAGCTACGGAAACAGTGACTTTCCACCTTCAACGT ATCTTCAAGACAGGCCTGCCTCTTCATATGCAGAGGGAGCAAGACCAAAAGACAACTCATTAAGCACTTTGAGGCTGAATGCACCCATGAACCGCCAGTTGCCTTCTGATCATCAGCCATCTTTTTTCAACAGAGACTCTAACGTGAGCTCTTCACGATCCAGCCATTCTTCAAGACAAAGGAGAAATGAATTGGAATCTCCCCACAGGAGTGTGCAGCCAGCATTTTCTCTTACTGCCATTAGAGATGAAACCCCTTCCTCAAGTGGTTCCGAAAGGATTTTATCTTCTCAGAGGTCACTGAATGAGTCTGCAGCTGACAGCGAAGGGAGGCGCACAACCAGACAGCTGCTGTCTCGTTTAGCATCTAGTATGTCATCCACATTTTTCTCTCGAAGGTCTAGCCAAGACCCATTGCATACAAGATCGTTAGGCCCTGAAGAGTCAACAGCGGTCCCAAGAGTTCAAGCTACTGCTCTGTCAAGTAGTAATGGAGCTGCAACTCCGGAGGTTCCAGGACTTCAGTCATCCGAAGCTTCTCAGGGGTTCAGTTTTCTTGGACGAAGATGGGGTTTATCAGGAGTTTCACAGAATCGCAGCTCTGATTCTGATGGGGAAAGTTACAGACCAGACACTGAAAGTAGGAGCACAGGATCCTGGTTGTCGTCCTCTTTGAGGAACAGATGTACACCTCTCTTTTCcagaagaagaagagaaggaagagatgaATCTGCAAGGATCTCTACCCCTGATACAACTGCTAGATCACAACATGTCTTTAGAAGGAGAGGGTCAGGTGAGGAGACCTCTCTTGAAGCATCAGATAGCCCTCCTCGGGCTTCTGTTAGCAGACCAACGCCTGCAGTATCTGTTATTTCTACAGCTACTGCCTCCCCACCGGATTCAGCCTCCAGTGGAAGAGGTTCAGGAATTCTGCCTGCTTCTCTCTTTCGCTTTGCAGTGCCTCCAACGTTAGGAAGCAGTCTGTCTGACAATCTTATGATAACCGTAGATATTATTCCCTCTGGCTGGAATCAGTCTGATGGACAAGAAAGTGGCAAGTCTAAAATACCACCTTCAAGAGATCCGGAAAGACtccagaaaataaaggaaag CCTACTTTTAGAAGATTCTGAAGATGAAGAGGGTGACATATGCAGAATCTGTCAGATGTCCTCTGCAAGTTCTGACAACCTTTTAATAGAGCCATGCAAATGCACTGGAAGTCTGCAGTATGTTCACCAGGAGTGCATGAAAAAATGGCTGCAGTCGAAGATAAATTCAG GTTCTTCTTTGGAAGCAGTGACAACTTGTGAATTGTGCAAAGAGAAGTTGCATCTCAATCTGGAAGACTTTGACATTCATGAACTTTATAGGGCACATGCAAATGAACAA GCAGACTATGAATTTATCAGCTCTGGTCTCTACCTTGTAGTGTTGTTACACTTATGCGAGCAGCGCTTTTCTGATATGTTAGGAACTGCAAATGAGGCCAGCACACGTGTCAGA CTTCTGAAGATGACTCTGAAGACTGATGCTGGTAGAACTTTCATACTGcaagaaacaaacagaattgctgcagaaatgctgaaCTGGCAAGAACAACATCAACATGCATTTGTTTTATACCTCTCCTTAGTAAAATGCGCATTGAATATTACTGTAGTTTTTGAAGCATTGTTGAATTCAAAATCAACCGCTGCACAGTGGAGCTCAGTAGACTTGAGAACTACTCAGCATGTGTGCGGATTAGATACATAG
- the MARCHF7 gene encoding E3 ubiquitin-protein ligase MARCHF7 isoform X3 has protein sequence MESKPSRIPRRISVQASSSPVGSRTGNSLSGAYSTRESSWRLESGYQESSVLNSSSRDWRIGERDTRETPWKLTASSPTRYSGTLDHPHSGRFLGSRSRLSTSSSHFTSGCYGESERTQGAYPRLHSQQQDSDSKRPKLSCTSTSSVRSNGLAAFSDSSWRCSRIPRSSSVMLGSLGTDLVRERTQLERRTDLSVNNLLDPSYGNSDFPPSTYLQDRPASSYAEGARPKDNSLSTLRLNAPMNRQLPSDHQPSFFNRDSNVSSSRSSHSSRQRRNELESPHRSVQPAFSLTAIRDETPSSSGSERILSSQRSLNESAADSEGRRTTRQLLSRLASSMSSTFFSRRSSQDPLHTRSLGPEESTAVPRVQATALSSSNGAATPEVPGLQSSEASQGFSFLGRRWGLSGVSQNRSSDSDGESYRPDTESRSTGSWLSSSLRNRCTPLFSRRRREGRDESARISTPDTTARSQHVFRRRGSGEETSLEASDSPPRASVSRPTPAVSVISTATASPPDSASSGRGSGILPASLFRFAVPPTLGSSLSDNLMITVDIIPSGWNQSDGQESGKSKIPPSRDPERLQKIKESLLLEDSEDEEGDICRICQMSSASSDNLLIEPCKCTGSLQYVHQECMKKWLQSKINSGSSLEAVTTCELCKEKLHLNLEDFDIHELYRAHANEQADYEFISSGLYLVVLLHLCEQRFSDMLGTANEASTRVRFINLARTLQAHMEDIETSEDDSED, from the exons ATGGAGTCAAAACCCTCAAGAATTCCTCGCAGGATATCTGTTCAGgcttccagctctcctgtagGATCTAGAACTGGAAACAGTTTATCTGGTGCATATAGTACAAGAGAATCTTCATGGAGATTAGAATCTGGATACCAg GAATCCAGTGTATTGAATAGTTCCAGTAGAGACTGGAGAATTGGAGAAAGGGACACCCGTGAAACTCCTTGGAAGCTTACAGCGTCGTCTCCAACGCGCTACTCAGGGACACTTGATCACCCTCATTCTGGAAGATTTTTGGGAAGCAGAAGCAGATTG TCTACATCTTCTTCTCATTTCACGTCTGGGTGTTATGGTGAATCTGAGAGAACTCAGGGAGCATATCCAAGATTGCATAGCCAGCAGCAAGATAGTGATTCAAAGAGACCTAAACTATCTTGTACATCTACCTCTTCTGTGAGAAGTAATGGCTTGGCTGCCTTTTCAG ATTCCTCCTGGAGATGCAGTAGGATTCCTAGATCTTCATCAGTAATGCTTGGCTCCCTTGGAACTGATCTGGTGAGAGAGCGAACACAGTTAGAAAGAAGAACAGATCTGTCTGTTAATAACCTGCTGGATCCCAGCTACGGAAACAGTGACTTTCCACCTTCAACGT ATCTTCAAGACAGGCCTGCCTCTTCATATGCAGAGGGAGCAAGACCAAAAGACAACTCATTAAGCACTTTGAGGCTGAATGCACCCATGAACCGCCAGTTGCCTTCTGATCATCAGCCATCTTTTTTCAACAGAGACTCTAACGTGAGCTCTTCACGATCCAGCCATTCTTCAAGACAAAGGAGAAATGAATTGGAATCTCCCCACAGGAGTGTGCAGCCAGCATTTTCTCTTACTGCCATTAGAGATGAAACCCCTTCCTCAAGTGGTTCCGAAAGGATTTTATCTTCTCAGAGGTCACTGAATGAGTCTGCAGCTGACAGCGAAGGGAGGCGCACAACCAGACAGCTGCTGTCTCGTTTAGCATCTAGTATGTCATCCACATTTTTCTCTCGAAGGTCTAGCCAAGACCCATTGCATACAAGATCGTTAGGCCCTGAAGAGTCAACAGCGGTCCCAAGAGTTCAAGCTACTGCTCTGTCAAGTAGTAATGGAGCTGCAACTCCGGAGGTTCCAGGACTTCAGTCATCCGAAGCTTCTCAGGGGTTCAGTTTTCTTGGACGAAGATGGGGTTTATCAGGAGTTTCACAGAATCGCAGCTCTGATTCTGATGGGGAAAGTTACAGACCAGACACTGAAAGTAGGAGCACAGGATCCTGGTTGTCGTCCTCTTTGAGGAACAGATGTACACCTCTCTTTTCcagaagaagaagagaaggaagagatgaATCTGCAAGGATCTCTACCCCTGATACAACTGCTAGATCACAACATGTCTTTAGAAGGAGAGGGTCAGGTGAGGAGACCTCTCTTGAAGCATCAGATAGCCCTCCTCGGGCTTCTGTTAGCAGACCAACGCCTGCAGTATCTGTTATTTCTACAGCTACTGCCTCCCCACCGGATTCAGCCTCCAGTGGAAGAGGTTCAGGAATTCTGCCTGCTTCTCTCTTTCGCTTTGCAGTGCCTCCAACGTTAGGAAGCAGTCTGTCTGACAATCTTATGATAACCGTAGATATTATTCCCTCTGGCTGGAATCAGTCTGATGGACAAGAAAGTGGCAAGTCTAAAATACCACCTTCAAGAGATCCGGAAAGACtccagaaaataaaggaaag CCTACTTTTAGAAGATTCTGAAGATGAAGAGGGTGACATATGCAGAATCTGTCAGATGTCCTCTGCAAGTTCTGACAACCTTTTAATAGAGCCATGCAAATGCACTGGAAGTCTGCAGTATGTTCACCAGGAGTGCATGAAAAAATGGCTGCAGTCGAAGATAAATTCAG GTTCTTCTTTGGAAGCAGTGACAACTTGTGAATTGTGCAAAGAGAAGTTGCATCTCAATCTGGAAGACTTTGACATTCATGAACTTTATAGGGCACATGCAAATGAACAA GCAGACTATGAATTTATCAGCTCTGGTCTCTACCTTGTAGTGTTGTTACACTTATGCGAGCAGCGCTTTTCTGATATGTTAGGAACTGCAAATGAGGCCAGCACACGTGTCAGA TTTATTAACCTTGCAAGAACTCTTCAGGCACATATGGAAGATATTGAAA CTTCTGAAGATGACTCTGAAGACTGA